A region of Antedon mediterranea chromosome 8, ecAntMedi1.1, whole genome shotgun sequence DNA encodes the following proteins:
- the LOC140056269 gene encoding persulfide dioxygenase ETHE1, mitochondrial-like codes for MSTFAFMRQACSRLGRPPRPRMSSLYKAKSPDTIGGQLTSRPRPTINNIFTQQRTFSTLPSNLIFRQLFDHQSFTLTYLLGDKVTGEAILIDPVIELVKRDVNLMQDLGLKLVYAVNTHCHADHITGTGELKKRIPSCCSAISQASGAKADVYLQEGDRICFGEQFVEALSTPGHTSGCMTFVLKPGDRPIMAFTGDAVLIRGCGRTDFQEGNSSLLYDNVHGKIFTLPEDTSLYPAHDYTGQCITTVGEEKKFNPRLSQPKEKFLEIMKQLNLPYPKAIDKALPANMVCGIYETEQTR; via the exons ATGTCAACGTTTGCGTTCATGCGGCAGGCATGCAGCCGGTTAGGTAGACCTCCTAGGCCTAGGATGTCTAGTTTATATAAAGCAAAGTCACCAGACACTATAGGCGGGCAGCtaacaagtaggcctaggcctactatcaaCAATATTTTCACACAACAAAGAACATTCAGTACTCTTCCTTCAAATTTAATATTTCGTCAG CTATTTGATCATCAATCTTTTACATTAACATATTTGCTTGGAGATAAAGTGACAGGCGAGGCAATTTTGATTGATCCTGTCATCGAGTTAGTGAAGCGTGACGTGAATCTTATGCAAGATCTTGGTTTAAAACTTGTATACGCTG tgaACACGCATTGCCATGCTGATCACATCACAGGAACTGGAGAACTTAAAAAGCGTATCCCATCATGCTGCAGTGCAATTAGTCAAGCTAGCGGAGCAAAGGCAGATGTTTATTTACAAGAAGGAGATCGAATATGTTTTGGGGAGCAG tTTGTTGAGGCATTGTCGACGCCAGGTCACACTAGTGGTTGCATGACCTTTGTGCTCAAACCAGGTGATCGACCAATCATGGCCTTCACAGGTGATGCTGTGCTTATAAGAGGTTGCGGAAGAACAGACTTCCAGGAAG GCAATTCTTCACTGCTATATGACAATGTTCATGGCAAAATATTCACACTCCCAGAGGATACAAGCCTTTATCCTGCTCATGATTATACAG GCCAGTGTATAACTACAGTTGGTGAGGAAAAGAAATTTAACCCACGGCTTTCACAACCGAAGGAGAAGTTTTTGGAGATAATGAAACAATTAAATCTACCTTATCCAAAGGCAATAG ATAAAGCTTTGCCAGCTAACATGGTGTGTGGAATCTACGAGACAGAACAGACGCGTTGA